From Candidatus Pedobacter colombiensis, one genomic window encodes:
- a CDS encoding rod shape-determining protein MreD, whose protein sequence is MNSRLALVNIVRWFVLLLIQILLLRNLSFYNMATPFVYIIFLLLLPFNTPNILLYLIAFVTGLTLDAFYDTLGVHTAACVALAFVRILFISVTMNRDGFDEPEPTLGNMGFKWFIIYAFLCTMAHHLVLFFLETFRLAEFSYTLLRCFFSIIFTLFTVVLIEFIFYNRKMR, encoded by the coding sequence ATGAATAGCAGATTAGCATTAGTAAATATAGTCAGGTGGTTTGTCCTACTCTTAATTCAAATCCTTTTACTAAGGAATTTGAGTTTCTATAATATGGCTACCCCTTTTGTGTATATCATCTTCCTCTTACTTCTTCCGTTTAACACACCCAATATACTGCTGTATCTCATTGCTTTTGTTACCGGATTAACGCTGGATGCTTTTTACGATACACTCGGCGTACATACTGCAGCCTGTGTGGCTCTGGCCTTTGTAAGGATTTTATTTATTTCCGTAACCATGAACCGTGATGGTTTTGATGAGCCCGAACCGACATTGGGTAATATGGGTTTTAAGTGGTTTATCATCTACGCCTTTTTATGTACCATGGCACACCATCTGGTACTTTTCTTTTTAGAAACTTTTAGATTGGCAGAGTTTTCCTATACCTTGCTGAGGTGCTTTTTTAGCATTATATTTACCTTGTTTACTGTTGTATTGATAGAATTTATATTCTATAATAGAAAAATGCGCTAA
- the mreC gene encoding rod shape-determining protein MreC, translating into MRNLWIFINRYNAFFLFIIFFTIGVILTVKNNAYQRSVTVNSTNKVVGEVYQNLNVLKKYLNLGSVNDSLAVENAKLKTELLALKNIDSAKKIVVKDSLNKPQYTYLSARVIKNSITLRNNVITINKGSADGIAPDMPVISPGKGVVGFVMDVSEHLATIRSLLHKDTKISVSIKKSDALGSLVWGVGNSDYTKAFVKEIPNHFKINLKDTIVTSGFSSFPPGIPVGLVTNTGVATGDNFMSIEIKLFNDFSTLQYVYVILDKYATEQKELEAKLPHE; encoded by the coding sequence ATGCGTAACCTTTGGATTTTCATAAACAGATATAACGCATTTTTCTTATTCATTATTTTTTTTACAATTGGGGTTATCTTAACTGTAAAAAACAATGCCTATCAGCGCAGTGTAACGGTAAACTCTACCAATAAAGTGGTTGGCGAAGTTTACCAGAATCTGAATGTACTAAAGAAATATCTTAATCTGGGATCTGTAAATGACAGCCTTGCTGTTGAAAACGCCAAGCTAAAAACAGAACTGCTTGCACTTAAAAATATTGATAGTGCTAAGAAAATTGTAGTTAAAGACTCACTTAATAAACCGCAGTATACTTATTTATCTGCCCGGGTAATCAAAAACTCGATTACGTTACGCAACAATGTCATCACGATTAATAAGGGCTCCGCAGATGGGATTGCCCCTGATATGCCTGTAATCTCCCCAGGCAAAGGCGTTGTTGGCTTTGTGATGGATGTTTCTGAACACCTGGCTACCATCCGCTCTTTATTGCACAAAGACACTAAGATTAGTGTGAGTATTAAAAAGAGCGATGCTCTGGGATCTTTGGTATGGGGTGTTGGCAACTCAGACTACACAAAAGCTTTTGTTAAAGAGATTCCAAATCACTTTAAGATTAATCTTAAAGATACCATCGTTACTTCAGGATTTTCATCTTTCCCTCCGGGTATTCCTGTAGGACTTGTAACCAATACCGGTGTAGCTACCGGCGACAACTTCATGTCTATAGAAATAAAACTTTTCAATGATTTCAGTACCTTACAATATGTGTACGTTATTCTTGATAAATATGCCACAGAACAAAAAGAATTAGAAGCAAAGTTGCCACATGAATAG
- the mrdA gene encoding penicillin-binding protein 2, which yields MDNLFNRKYIIQGLFILIGLILLGTLFYIQVATDKYFISAESNVLRKIYTFPARGVIFDRNEKPLAQNEAVYDLMVIPNQVKAFDTAALCRIIDIDKERFTRNFNKATIQSRYQPSIFERQLSIQVYATLSEQLSRFPGFFVQSRTIRHYPDSIAAHFLGYIKEVSPTDIKNSDGYYRPGDYIGKSGVEKSYETLLRGERGVVNMLYDARNVPKGSYAEGRFDTAAVSGDQLISSLDLKLQKLGEELMSNKVGSIVAIEPASGEILAFVSSPSYDPNLMVGRNQGNNYMDLLTTPNRPLNIRPIQGYYSPGSSFKPLDALIGLQEGVIDPNTTFNCPGYFRVGNHTVKCEHVDGNISLRRGLARSCNTYACHVFQQLLTQRKFPNQRVAYDDWQKKVRKFGLGGKLGIDLPSEREGRLYDAAYYSGKYSKYWNYGTVISLAIGQGEMDATPLQMANIMAIIANRGYYIKPHLVKAIGKNKVIKKEYVKKNYVDVEARHFEPVIDGMQDAVNAPWGTAIQSRIDGILMCGKTGTVQNPRGKNHSVFIGFAPRDNPKIAIAVIVENAGFGSQYAAPIASYITEQYLRGQLPKNKLAQVEWMKKQVILPEPPKPKVKPKAKDADSVTTPTPSTAQVTTNNTTATSTPIQTTK from the coding sequence ATGGATAATCTGTTTAATCGGAAATATATTATACAGGGGTTATTCATTCTTATTGGCTTAATTTTACTTGGAACACTTTTTTACATTCAGGTAGCGACCGATAAATACTTCATTTCTGCAGAGAGTAATGTGTTGCGTAAGATCTATACTTTCCCTGCTCGAGGTGTTATTTTTGATCGCAATGAAAAGCCATTAGCTCAAAATGAAGCTGTGTACGACCTGATGGTTATTCCCAATCAGGTAAAAGCCTTTGATACTGCAGCCCTTTGTCGAATTATAGACATCGACAAGGAACGCTTTACACGAAACTTCAATAAAGCGACCATTCAATCAAGGTACCAGCCAAGTATTTTTGAGCGTCAATTGTCTATACAGGTTTATGCAACCTTATCGGAGCAACTGTCTCGCTTTCCCGGCTTTTTTGTACAAAGCAGAACCATCAGACATTACCCCGATAGTATAGCTGCCCATTTTCTGGGCTACATTAAAGAGGTATCCCCTACCGATATCAAAAACTCGGACGGTTATTACCGTCCGGGTGATTATATTGGTAAATCAGGTGTGGAAAAATCTTACGAAACTTTATTAAGAGGTGAAAGAGGTGTAGTAAATATGCTTTATGATGCCCGAAACGTCCCTAAGGGAAGTTATGCCGAAGGTAGATTTGATACAGCAGCTGTTTCCGGAGACCAGTTAATTTCATCATTGGACTTAAAATTACAAAAACTTGGAGAGGAATTGATGTCGAATAAGGTGGGCAGTATTGTTGCAATAGAACCAGCATCAGGAGAAATTCTCGCTTTTGTAAGCAGCCCAAGTTACGATCCAAATTTAATGGTTGGTAGAAACCAGGGGAATAATTATATGGACTTATTGACAACCCCAAATCGTCCACTTAATATCAGACCAATTCAAGGTTACTATTCGCCAGGCTCGTCCTTTAAACCTTTAGATGCACTAATTGGGCTTCAGGAAGGTGTAATTGACCCAAACACAACATTTAATTGTCCGGGCTACTTCCGTGTTGGAAACCATACTGTAAAATGTGAACACGTAGACGGCAATATCTCCTTGCGAAGAGGTTTAGCCAGATCTTGTAATACTTATGCTTGTCATGTTTTTCAACAACTACTTACCCAACGTAAATTTCCAAACCAGCGCGTAGCTTATGATGATTGGCAAAAGAAGGTTAGAAAATTTGGGCTTGGAGGAAAATTAGGAATAGACCTCCCTTCAGAGCGTGAGGGCAGGCTATATGATGCAGCTTATTATTCGGGAAAATACAGCAAATATTGGAATTATGGTACCGTAATTTCCCTGGCCATTGGACAAGGTGAGATGGATGCAACCCCGTTACAGATGGCCAACATCATGGCTATCATTGCCAATCGTGGCTATTATATCAAGCCCCACCTGGTAAAAGCGATTGGTAAGAACAAAGTAATCAAAAAGGAATACGTTAAAAAGAATTACGTTGATGTGGAAGCCCGCCACTTTGAGCCTGTAATTGATGGAATGCAGGATGCTGTAAATGCGCCTTGGGGAACAGCAATCCAGTCAAGGATAGATGGTATTCTGATGTGCGGTAAAACCGGTACGGTACAAAATCCACGTGGTAAAAATCACTCGGTATTTATTGGCTTTGCACCAAGAGACAATCCTAAAATTGCTATTGCAGTAATTGTAGAGAATGCGGGTTTTGGTAGTCAATATGCTGCACCTATAGCCAGTTACATTACCGAACAATATTTAAGAGGCCAATTACCTAAAAACAAGCTTGCTCAGGTAGAATGGATGAAGAAACAGGTGATTTTGCCGGAACCGCCTAAGCCTAAAGTTAAGCCAAAAGCAAAGGATGCAGATTCAGTCACAACTCCTACACCTTCTACAGCTCAGGTTACCACAAATAACACAACAGCAACAAGCACACCTATTCAGACTACAAAATGA
- the rodA gene encoding rod shape-determining protein RodA produces MINQQSSNRFFFNVDWISILIYVALCTIGVVNIYASVYTGSESAVFNFTTNYGKQLIFVITGLILGLSILLLDAKFFSIFSPIIYGITMFLLVVVLVVGRNVGGNQAWIPLGTFRLQPSELAKFGTALLLARYISSFNPKLNTLKPVLIAAVIVVIPMCLIMLQPDAGSMLVFLSFMFPLYREGLPGYLLGIFWGMVVLFILNLFLAPWVLISSILALSGLFIYFNKKKQQRMIMIGVITLASIGYLFIAKIMFEDILRPHQRTRIELILGLKTDPKGAGYNVNQSKIAIGSGQLTGRGFLEGTQTKYGYVPEQSTDFIFSTIGEEWGFTGCFIVIALYLFLLLRVINLAERQRSSFSRVYGYCVACIIFFHVFINIGMTIGIIPVIGIPLPFISYGGSSLWSFTVLLFIFLKLDSNRMGFI; encoded by the coding sequence ATGATCAATCAGCAAAGCAGCAACAGGTTCTTCTTTAACGTTGACTGGATTAGCATCCTCATCTACGTTGCATTGTGTACCATTGGCGTTGTAAATATTTATGCTTCTGTATATACCGGTTCAGAATCCGCTGTCTTTAACTTCACTACCAATTATGGTAAACAGCTTATTTTTGTCATAACAGGTCTGATATTGGGCTTATCTATATTGTTGCTGGATGCCAAGTTTTTCAGCATCTTTTCTCCCATCATTTATGGGATTACGATGTTTCTATTGGTAGTAGTGCTGGTTGTTGGACGTAATGTTGGCGGAAATCAGGCATGGATCCCTTTGGGAACCTTTCGTTTACAGCCCTCTGAACTCGCTAAATTTGGGACCGCACTTTTACTGGCAAGATACATCAGTTCTTTTAACCCAAAGCTAAATACTTTAAAACCGGTATTAATTGCTGCAGTAATCGTCGTTATCCCGATGTGCCTGATCATGTTACAGCCTGATGCGGGTTCAATGCTTGTGTTTCTGTCCTTTATGTTCCCACTATACCGGGAAGGGTTACCAGGTTATTTACTCGGTATATTTTGGGGGATGGTAGTTTTATTTATCCTTAACCTTTTTCTTGCTCCATGGGTATTGATATCGTCTATCCTGGCACTTAGTGGATTGTTTATCTATTTTAACAAGAAAAAGCAGCAAAGGATGATTATGATTGGCGTCATTACCCTTGCATCCATTGGCTACCTCTTCATCGCCAAAATCATGTTCGAAGATATACTACGTCCACACCAGCGTACCCGTATTGAATTGATCCTTGGTCTTAAAACCGATCCTAAAGGAGCCGGATACAATGTTAACCAGTCCAAAATAGCCATTGGTTCAGGTCAACTTACCGGTCGTGGCTTTTTAGAGGGTACACAAACGAAATATGGTTATGTACCGGAACAGAGTACAGATTTCATATTTTCTACAATTGGAGAAGAATGGGGATTTACAGGATGCTTTATTGTGATTGCTTTGTACCTATTTTTACTCCTCAGGGTCATCAACTTAGCCGAGCGACAGCGATCTTCATTCTCAAGGGTTTATGGCTACTGTGTGGCTTGCATCATCTTCTTCCACGTATTTATCAATATAGGGATGACCATTGGGATTATACCGGTGATAGGTATCCCATTGCCCTTTATCAGCTACGGTGGATCTTCATTATGGAGCTTTACAGTATTGTTGTTTATCTTCCTTAAGCTAGACTCAAACCGGATGGGCTTTATTTAG
- a CDS encoding thymidine kinase — protein sequence MLFSEQNYRRGEYCGSIEVICGSMFSGKTEELLRRLKRAQIAKLKIEIFKPKTDTRYDETAVVSHDLNSIESTPVETSTAILLLKPDTQVVGIDEAQFFDDNLSEVCNQLAQKGIRVIIAGLDMDYMGKPFGPVPALMAIAELVTKVNAVCVRCGSPAVYSYRTAASESRVLLGEKDSYEPRCRHCYHLGDID from the coding sequence ATGTTATTCAGCGAACAAAATTACAGACGAGGAGAGTATTGCGGCAGTATTGAGGTAATTTGCGGCTCTATGTTTTCGGGCAAAACCGAAGAATTATTAAGAAGACTAAAGCGTGCGCAGATCGCGAAGTTAAAGATCGAAATCTTCAAACCAAAAACCGATACCCGCTACGATGAAACCGCTGTAGTTTCACATGATCTGAATTCAATTGAGTCCACTCCTGTGGAAACGTCAACCGCAATCTTACTCTTAAAACCGGATACTCAGGTTGTGGGTATTGATGAAGCTCAGTTTTTTGATGATAACCTATCAGAAGTTTGTAATCAGCTTGCCCAAAAAGGGATAAGAGTAATTATTGCCGGTTTGGATATGGATTATATGGGCAAGCCTTTTGGACCTGTACCTGCATTAATGGCCATTGCCGAGCTAGTCACAAAGGTAAATGCAGTATGCGTTCGTTGTGGAAGTCCGGCCGTATACTCCTACCGTACTGCCGCCAGCGAAAGTAGGGTACTATTGGGAGAAAAAGACAGTTATGAGCCGAGATGCAGACATTGTTATCATCTGGGCGATATTGATTAA
- a CDS encoding peptidoglycan bridge formation glycyltransferase FemA/FemB family protein — translation MNIFIEKKDIKEVYETAIIQQTAFWSEVKTKQGLQSKAFNFKVEDGNIYNNALKNSYTHADFLVLLQPLDNEHSVAYVPYGPEIEPNEEYQGKFLEELSESLRSYLPSKCILIRYDLAWQSHWAKESDSFDQSGNWTGPPEKKYQEFRFNFNTTNWNLKKANSDILPSNTIFLDLQRDNDIMLDAMKPKTRYNINLSFRKGINVKKVGMENLHIWYALYQETALRNRIHINDINYFKTVLTARAENTASPADVELLLADLDGVPLAAMFLVISGNRGTYLYGASSSTNRNYMATYALQWEAMKIAKERGCIEYDLFGVAPRPDPSHPLYGLYKFKTGFGGQLYHRMGCWDYPLDDEQYNRFIATEMHSQGYHL, via the coding sequence ATGAATATTTTTATTGAAAAAAAGGACATTAAAGAGGTTTACGAAACAGCGATTATACAACAAACAGCATTTTGGTCGGAAGTAAAAACCAAGCAAGGCCTGCAATCAAAAGCATTTAATTTTAAAGTTGAAGATGGCAACATTTACAACAACGCCTTAAAAAACTCCTATACACACGCAGATTTCCTTGTCCTGTTACAACCGTTAGACAATGAGCATTCCGTTGCTTATGTACCTTACGGTCCTGAAATAGAACCTAATGAGGAGTATCAAGGCAAATTTCTTGAAGAACTTTCTGAATCTCTCCGTTCTTACCTACCATCAAAATGTATTTTGATCAGATACGATCTGGCCTGGCAATCCCATTGGGCTAAAGAAAGTGACAGCTTTGATCAATCAGGAAATTGGACTGGTCCGCCTGAGAAGAAATACCAGGAATTCCGTTTTAACTTTAATACCACTAACTGGAATCTAAAAAAAGCCAACTCCGATATACTCCCCTCTAACACCATATTTTTGGATCTCCAGCGCGATAACGACATCATGCTTGACGCTATGAAGCCAAAAACCAGATACAATATCAATCTGTCGTTTAGGAAAGGGATCAATGTTAAAAAAGTAGGTATGGAAAACCTGCATATATGGTATGCACTATATCAGGAAACTGCGCTTAGAAACAGAATCCATATTAATGACATTAACTACTTTAAAACAGTATTAACTGCACGTGCTGAAAACACTGCCTCACCTGCGGATGTTGAATTGCTTCTTGCCGATCTGGACGGGGTTCCACTGGCGGCAATGTTTCTGGTAATATCCGGTAATAGAGGAACTTATCTTTATGGCGCCTCATCTTCTACAAACCGGAATTACATGGCTACTTATGCACTGCAATGGGAGGCTATGAAAATCGCCAAAGAACGCGGTTGTATAGAGTATGACCTGTTTGGTGTGGCGCCACGACCAGATCCTTCGCACCCCCTTTACGGTTTATACAAATTTAAAACCGGATTTGGCGGACAATTATACCATAGAATGGGTTGCTGGGATTATCCTTTGGACGATGAGCAGTATAACAGATTTATTGCTACGGAGATGCATAGTCAGGGTTATCATCTTTAG
- a CDS encoding rod shape-determining protein, giving the protein MGLFNWFTQEVAIDLGTANTLIIHNDKVVVDEPSIVAFDRQTNKIIAIGRQAMQMEGKTHDNIRTVRPLKDGVIADFNAAEAMIKGMIRMLNGGKGWMFPSLRMVICIPSGITEVEKRAVRDSAEIAGAKEVYLIHEPMAAAVGIGIDVEEPMGNMIIDIGGGTTEIAVIALSGIVCDQSIRVAGDNFDSDIVNYIRRQHNIMIGDRTAEKIKIEVGAALPELTDPPADFAVQGRDLMTGVPKQITVSYTEIAHCLDKSISKIEEAILKALEITPPELSADIYQTGIYLTGGGALLRGLDKRVAAKTKLPVHVAEDPLRAVVRGTGIALKNIGGFKFLMQ; this is encoded by the coding sequence ATGGGTCTATTTAATTGGTTTACACAGGAGGTTGCTATCGATTTAGGCACGGCAAACACCTTAATTATACATAATGACAAAGTAGTAGTTGATGAACCTTCAATCGTTGCTTTTGACAGACAAACAAATAAAATTATTGCTATTGGGAGACAGGCCATGCAAATGGAAGGTAAAACCCATGATAATATTCGTACCGTAAGACCCTTGAAAGATGGTGTAATTGCAGACTTTAATGCTGCTGAAGCCATGATTAAAGGAATGATTCGTATGCTGAATGGCGGTAAAGGATGGATGTTCCCTTCATTAAGAATGGTCATCTGTATTCCTTCAGGAATTACTGAGGTTGAAAAACGTGCAGTAAGGGACTCGGCTGAAATTGCCGGTGCTAAAGAGGTATACCTGATCCATGAGCCAATGGCTGCTGCAGTAGGTATTGGTATTGATGTGGAAGAGCCTATGGGTAATATGATTATTGATATCGGTGGTGGTACGACCGAAATTGCAGTAATTGCATTGTCAGGTATTGTTTGTGATCAGTCTATCCGCGTTGCCGGAGATAACTTTGACTCTGATATTGTAAACTACATCCGCCGTCAGCATAACATCATGATTGGTGACCGTACAGCTGAAAAGATTAAAATTGAAGTTGGCGCGGCATTACCGGAATTAACTGATCCTCCTGCAGATTTTGCAGTTCAAGGAAGAGACTTGATGACGGGCGTACCTAAACAGATCACAGTGTCTTATACCGAAATTGCGCATTGCCTGGATAAATCTATCTCAAAAATCGAAGAGGCGATTCTTAAAGCTTTAGAGATCACTCCTCCGGAGTTATCTGCAGACATTTATCAAACCGGTATTTATTTAACAGGTGGAGGTGCTTTACTTCGTGGACTGGATAAACGTGTAGCAGCCAAAACCAAACTTCCTGTCCATGTGGCCGAAGATCCACTTCGTGCTGTTGTACGTGGAACTGGTATCGCCTTAAAAAATATTGGCGGCTTTAAATTTTTAATGCAATAA
- a CDS encoding ATP-binding cassette domain-containing protein produces the protein MEEKPTFKSSEKVIEIKGLYKSFGNYHVLKGVDLELHKGENLVVLGKSGTGKSVLIKIIVGLLTPGAGEVKVLNQYVDQITYKQLLALRLKVGFSFQNSALYDSMTVRQNLEFPLVRNQRNLSKAEVNLAVEEMLDAVGLLQTINQMPSELSGGQRKRIGIARTLILRPEIMLYDEPTAGLDPITCLEINSLINQVQERFHTSSIVITHDLTCAKAVGNRVAMLLDGQFQRLGTFEEVFNTNDKRVKPFYDYNFIQ, from the coding sequence ATGGAAGAAAAACCAACATTTAAAAGCAGCGAAAAAGTAATAGAGATCAAAGGATTATATAAGTCTTTTGGAAATTACCATGTGCTTAAGGGCGTTGATCTTGAGCTGCACAAAGGTGAAAACCTTGTTGTTCTGGGAAAATCGGGTACCGGTAAATCTGTACTCATCAAAATCATAGTAGGCTTACTTACGCCTGGTGCAGGTGAGGTGAAAGTTTTGAACCAGTACGTTGATCAGATTACCTATAAGCAACTCTTGGCTTTAAGGCTAAAAGTAGGCTTCTCGTTTCAGAATAGCGCGTTATATGATAGTATGACGGTAAGGCAAAACCTTGAATTTCCATTGGTAAGGAATCAAAGAAACCTAAGCAAGGCAGAGGTTAACCTCGCTGTTGAGGAAATGCTAGATGCCGTAGGCTTATTGCAAACAATTAATCAAATGCCTTCTGAATTATCAGGTGGACAAAGAAAAAGGATCGGTATTGCACGTACACTTATCCTGCGTCCGGAAATCATGCTTTATGATGAACCGACAGCAGGTTTGGATCCGATCACCTGTCTGGAAATTAATAGCCTGATCAATCAGGTTCAGGAAAGGTTCCATACCAGTTCCATTGTAATTACCCATGATCTTACCTGTGCCAAAGCTGTTGGCAACAGAGTCGCTATGCTTTTAGACGGACAATTCCAGCGTCTTGGAACATTTGAAGAAGTATTTAACACAAACGATAAAAGGGTTAAACCTTTTTACGATTATAATTTTATTCAGTAA
- a CDS encoding ferritin yields the protein MKDIMRVKCLLSSDVETLINQQIKKEAHSSAIYLSMASWCNRNGYDFSANYFFAQAEEERLHQLKFFKYVLDMGGNAVSPEITHIKAEYNSFREVFEEALEQEISVTQSIKNIAARCYKEQDFVTIEFLNWFFKEQREEEYKARRAVELFDIIGEEGTGRWQIDKHVGQITYSED from the coding sequence ATGAAAGACATTATGCGTGTTAAGTGTTTACTCTCATCAGATGTGGAGACACTTATAAACCAGCAAATAAAAAAAGAAGCACATTCATCAGCAATTTATTTATCTATGGCTTCATGGTGTAATAGAAACGGTTATGATTTTTCTGCAAATTATTTCTTTGCACAGGCAGAAGAAGAGAGGTTGCATCAATTGAAATTCTTTAAGTATGTTTTAGATATGGGAGGTAACGCAGTTTCTCCGGAAATTACTCATATTAAAGCAGAGTATAATTCATTCCGTGAGGTTTTTGAAGAAGCCCTGGAGCAGGAGATTAGCGTAACACAGTCGATCAAGAACATTGCTGCCCGTTGCTATAAGGAGCAGGATTTTGTTACTATCGAATTTTTAAACTGGTTCTTTAAAGAACAAAGAGAAGAAGAATATAAAGCCAGAAGAGCGGTTGAGTTATTTGACATAATTGGTGAAGAGGGGACCGGCAGATGGCAGATCGACAAACATGTTGGTCAAATCACCTATAGCGAGGATTAA
- a CDS encoding ABC transporter permease, with translation MENKAENPSIPNAEVKAPGKLARMFLTLYDVYKFITRFFKEGFLPPYEARELFRQCYEIGYRSALLISTTGFITGVVFTKQSRPSLSEFGATSWLPSLVGIALLRTLAPLLTGLIAAGKVGSSIGAELGSMRVTEQIDAMEVSATNPFKFLVSTRVMAATITIPILTFYTAMVGMLGALLNVSMSEGTSARAFFQSSLEQITFLDITASTIKAILFGFTIGMVGCYQGYNSSKGTEGVGKAANSAVVIAMFLIFIEEVVSVQFFGLFRS, from the coding sequence ATGGAGAACAAAGCTGAAAATCCATCCATACCTAACGCAGAAGTTAAAGCCCCGGGCAAATTGGCACGTATGTTTTTAACTTTATATGATGTTTATAAATTCATAACCCGATTTTTTAAAGAGGGTTTTCTACCTCCCTACGAGGCAAGAGAACTGTTTCGCCAGTGTTATGAAATTGGTTACCGTTCGGCCTTGCTTATTTCTACTACAGGATTTATTACCGGAGTCGTATTTACCAAACAATCGCGTCCGTCATTATCAGAGTTTGGAGCGACTTCCTGGCTTCCTTCACTGGTTGGAATTGCCTTGTTAAGAACGCTAGCTCCTTTGCTTACAGGGCTTATTGCAGCCGGAAAAGTAGGGTCCAGCATAGGTGCAGAATTGGGTTCTATGCGAGTTACTGAACAAATAGATGCAATGGAAGTTTCGGCAACAAATCCATTTAAATTTTTAGTTTCTACCCGCGTGATGGCAGCTACCATTACCATCCCTATCCTTACATTTTATACGGCTATGGTTGGAATGCTAGGGGCATTGCTTAATGTATCCATGAGCGAAGGCACAAGTGCACGCGCCTTTTTTCAATCTTCATTAGAGCAGATCACCTTTCTTGATATTACCGCCTCAACCATTAAAGCAATTCTTTTTGGGTTTACCATCGGAATGGTTGGCTGTTACCAGGGCTATAATTCATCAAAGGGAACAGAAGGTGTGGGTAAGGCCGCAAACTCTGCCGTAGTTATTGCCATGTTTCTTATTTTTATTGAAGAAGTGGTTTCAGTACAATTTTTTGGCCTATTTAGAAGCTAA